The proteins below come from a single Aquarana catesbeiana isolate 2022-GZ linkage group LG12, ASM4218655v1, whole genome shotgun sequence genomic window:
- the AFMID gene encoding kynurenine formamidase has product MRGQSPPEDNMEGQSWRKLERQELDHQYSPSHWSHRMDKDAVIEAHVRETAEGTRTARMVTHPALNIQYGDRESEKMDVYFPNQTCPTSREKGFPLLVYIHGGYWQFLSKEESGFLAPPLVSCGIAVMAMDYDIAPQGDMDLMVSQVRRSIVAVLARFPQITGVFLCGHSAGAHLAAMTLSTDWSHYGVTPDIRGALLVSGVYDLLPITHTYVNDVIKMSREVAVRNSPIQLTALLKNNADSCRCHMVIAVAEHDSPEFHRQSREYFQSVEDLDLAVSYQQVKDTDHFDVIERLSQEGYVLTQLLLEMILKK; this is encoded by the exons ATGAGGGGTCAGAGTCCTCCTGAAGACAACATGGAGGGGCAAAGCTGGAGGAAGCTGGAGAGACAG GAGCTGGACCACCAGTATTCCCCCAGTCACTGGTCCCACCGCATGGACAAGGATGCCGTGATCGAGGCGCACGTCCGGGAGACCGCAGAAG GTACACGGACGGCACGGATGGTGACGCACCCTGCGCTGAATATCCAATATGGAGACAGAGAGAGTGAGAAGATGGACGTGTACTTCCCCAACCAAACATGTCCAACTTCCCGAGAGAAAG GTTTTCCTCTGCTGGTTTATATTCATGGAGGATACTGGCAGTTCCTCAG TAAGGAAGAATCAGGATTCCTGGCGCCCCCTCTGGTGTCTTGCGGTATTGCAGTGATGGCGATGGATTACGATATCGCTCCTCAAG GTGACATGGACCTCATGGTGTCGCAGGTGAGACGCAGCATTGTCGCCGTCCTCGCACGCTTCCCGCAGATCAC GGGCGTCTTCCTATGTGGACACTCTGCCGGGGCCCACCTCGCCGCCATGACGCTGAGCACAGACTGGTCACATTACGGGGTGACTCCGGACATTAGAG GGGCCCTTCTGGTCAGCGGAGTGTATGACCTGCTCCCCATCACCCACACCTATGTCAATGACGTCATCAAGATGTCTCG GGAGGTGGCGGTAAGGAACAGCCCCATACAGCTTACAGCACTGCTGAAAAACAACGCCGACAGCTGTCGCTGTCACATGGTCATTGCGGTGGCTGAACACGATTCTCCGGAATTCCACAGACAATCTCGGGAATATTTCCAG AGTGTGGAGGATTTGGACCTCGCTGTCTCCTATCAGCAGGTGAAGGACACCGATCACTTTGATGTCATAGAACGTTTATCTCAGGAGGGATATGTTCTCACTCAG CTCCTTCTAGAAATGATCTTGAAAAAGTGA